A window from Anser cygnoides isolate HZ-2024a breed goose chromosome 1, Taihu_goose_T2T_genome, whole genome shotgun sequence encodes these proteins:
- the SMPD1 gene encoding sphingomyelin phosphodiesterase, producing the protein MAVGAGRAPPLALALALALPLSAALSPPGAALLEAAGPRWGWRNLTCPGCRLLFGALDLALQLEPNVARVGRVAAGLCQELRLARPEICRQAVQLFQRDVVAAWARSVLRPSEACGLLLGPRCGHWDIFGAWNVSLPAAPKPPVRPPAPPPPGAPSARILFLTDLHWDRLYTPGSEPACPDPLCCRGAARPGPGGAGFWGEYSKCDLPLHTIAALLAQLHHAGPFAAAYWTGDIPAHNVWQQHREDQLLALRTVTALLRQHLGALPVYPAVGNHEATPVNAFPPPYVRGNQSSAWLYDAMAEAWQDWLPPPALQTLRAAGFYTVQVWPGLRLVSLNMNFCSQANFWLLINSTDPAGQLQWLVGVLEAAEQQGEKVHIIGHIPPAHCLRSWSWNYYRIVNRFEGTIAAQFFGHTHVDEFEMFYDEETLTRPVSVAFVAPSVTTYINLNPGYRVYEVDGAYNGSSHAVLDHETFILNLTEANMPGAEPHWQRLYHAREAYGMATAFPADWDLLIRRFQDDEHLFQRFWYHFHKGHPPREPCLEACKAALLCALRTGRSADPSLCRVLRPARPFRQILQLWRQRQLC; encoded by the exons ATGGCGGTGGGcgcgggccgggccccgccgctggCCCTGGCGCTGGCCCTGGCGCTGCCGCTGTCGGCGGCGCTGTCACCGCCCGGCGCCGCGCTgctggaggcggcggggccgcgctggGGCTGGCGCAACCTGACGTGCCCGGGCTGCCGGCTGCTCTTCGGGGCGCTCGACCTGGCGCTGCAG CTGGAGCCCAACGTGGCGCGCGTGGGGCGCGTGGCGGCGGGCCTgtgccaggagctgcggctggcGCGCCCCGAGATCTGCCGGCAGGCCGTGCAGCTCTTCCAGCGCGACGTGGTGGCCGCCTGGGCCCGCTCCGTGCTGCGGCCCAGCGAGGCCTgcgggctgctgctgggcccgCGCTGCGGCCACTGGGACATCTTCGGCGCCTGGAACGtctccctgcccgccgcccccaaGCCGCCGGTgcggcccccggcgcccccgccgcccggcgcGCCCAGTGCCCGCATCCTCTTCCTCACCGACCTGCACTGGGACCGGCTCTACACCCCGGGCAGCGAGCCTGCCTGCCCCGACCCGCTCTGCTgccgcggcgccgcccgccctgGCCCTGGCGGCGCTGGCTTCTGGGGCGAGTACAGCAAGTGCGACCTGCCGCTGCACACCATCGCGGCGCTGCTGGCCCAGCTGCACCACGCTGGCCCCTTCGCCGCCGCGTACTGGACGGGAGACATCCCGGCACACAACGTCTGGCAGCAGCACCGCGAGGACCAGCTGCTGGCCCTGCGCACCGTCACCGCGCTGTTGCGCCAGCACCTGGGCGCCCTGCCCGTCTACCCGGCCGTGGGCAACCACGAGGCCACCCCCGTCAATGCCTTTCCCCCACCCTACGTGCGCGGCAACCAGTCCTCGGCGTGGCTGTACGACGCGATGGCTGAGGCCTGGCAGGACTGGCTGCCCCCACCGGCGCTGCAGACCCTCCG AGCCGCTGGCTTCTACACGGTGCAGGTATGGCCTGGGCTGCGCCTCGTCTCGCTCAACATGAACTTCTGCTCCCAGGCCAACTTCTGGCTGCTCATCAACTCCACTGACCCTGCGGGGCAGCTGCAGTGGCTCGTGGGCGTTCTGGAGGCCGCCGAGCAGCAGGGCGAGAAG GTGCACATCATAGGGCACATCCCTCCAGCCCACTGCCTgcggagctggagctggaactaCTACCGCATCGTCAACAG GTTTGAAGGCACCATCGCAGCACAGTTCTTCGGGCACACACACGTGGATGAGTTTGAGATGTTCTATGATGAGGAGACCCTGACACGCCCGGTCTCTGTGGCCTTTGTGGCACCCAGCGTCACCACCTACATCAACCTCAACCCCG GCTACCGCGTGTACGAGGTGGACGGCGCCTACAACGGCAGCTCCCACGCCGTGCTGGACCACGAGACGTTCATCCTCAACCTCACCGAGGCCAACATGCCTGGGGCAGAGCCGCACTGGCAGCGCCTCTACCACGCCCGTGAGGCCTACGGGATGGCCACCGCCTTCCCCGCCGACTGGGACCTGCTCATCCGCCGCTTCCAGGATGACGAGCACCTCTTCCAGCGCTTCTGGTACCACTTCCACAAGGGTCACCCGCCCCGCGAGCCCTGCCTGGAGGCCTGCAAGGCAGCCCTGCTCTGCGCGCTGCGCACCGGCCGCTCGGCCGACCCCAGCCTCTGCCGGGTGCTGCGCCCAGCCCGGCCTTTCCGGCAGATCCTGCAGCTCTGGCGGCAGCGGCAGCTCTGCTGa
- the APBB1 gene encoding amyloid beta precursor protein binding family B member 1 isoform X1: MSGSLSKRSDLANDNSCLGLSLALQGPPEHGELLPAKAPPGSPQGRHLHGSTELGGGGGPPPQAGEEPANAKWVKEGQNQLRRAAERDQNRNELGPPPEELEVAARNARNAAGRGALLIDLRGAPEEEEEEEEDDDGDDAEDGDGDSTPVQSDPATAESEPSGERAPREQGRSASRLFGARSGTASDEDSSWATLSQGSPAGSSPDDADSFWTRNSFETDSDLPAGWMRVQDTSGTYYWHIPTGTTQWEPPAGLARGSQGSTPCEEQPLAWTGFAPTERFGNGDFWKDPTAEEADGEPGVQDAEPPAPDPASPGISAALAEEDEPGSKSFPVRSLGWVEMSEEELAPGRSSVAVNNCIRQLSLHQHGAPGAWGGGRAMLLLLQSQTLKLVDPQDQTLLHAQPVASIRVWGVGRDSGRDFAYVARDQLTQMLKCHVFRCESPAKDIATSLHEVCSQIMVERRSARALANGLSMDSSRMVEIPFQVEFPVPKSEVVQKFPVCYLGCVPVTKPVGMDVINAALEAALATSSKEHWTPIVVNVAPATLTITHEQTEAVLCECRVRFLSFMGVGRDVRSFAFIMASAPGAFRCHMVWCEPNAAGLSEALQAACMLRYQKCLDARPQASSSCLPAPPADSVARRVGSTVRKGVQTLLGSLKPKRLGAQTP; this comes from the exons ATGTCGGGGTCCCTGAGCAAGCGCAGCGACCTGGCCAACGACaacagctgcctggggctgagCCTGGCGCTGCAGGGCCCCCCCGAGCacggggagctgctgccggcCAAGGCCCCCCCTGGCTCGCCCCAGGGCCGCCACCTCCATGGGAGCACGGagctggggggcggcgggggcccgCCCCCCCAGGCCGGCGAGGAGCCCGCCAATGCCAAGTGGGTGAAGGAGGGCCAGAACCAGCTGCGCCGGGCAGCCGAGCGGGACCAGAACCGCAACgagctgggccccccccccgaggagctggaggtggccgCACGCAACGCCCGCAATGCTGCCGGCAGGGGGGCCCTGCTCATCGACCTGCGGGGTgcccccgaggaggaggaggaagaggaggaggatgatgACGGGGACGACGcggaggatggggatggggactccacccCGGTGCAGAGCGACCCCGCCACGGCCGAGTCAGAGCCCAGCGGGGAGCGGGCGCCGCGTGAGCAGGGCCGCAGCGCCAGCCGTCTCTTCGGGGCGCGCAGCGGCACCGCCAGCGACGAGGACTCCAGCTGGGCCACGCTCAGCCAGGGCAGCCCAGCCGGCAGCTCCCCCGACGACGCAG actCCTTCTGGACCCGGAACTCCTTCGAGACGGACTCAGACCTGCCTGCGGGATGGATGCGGGTGCAGGACACCTCGGGCACCTACTACTGGCACATCCCCACTGGCACCACGCAGTGGGAGCCCCCGGCAGGGCTTGCCCGCGGCTCCCAGGGCAGCACCCCCTGCGAGGAGCAGCCG CTCGCCTGGACGGGCTTCGCTCCGACTGAACGCTTCGGCAATGGCGATTTCTGGAAG GACCCCACGGCAGAGGAGGCAGATGGCGAGCCTGGAGTGCAGGACGCGGAGCCACCGGCACCAGACCCGGCCTCGCCGGGCATCAG TGCGGCCCTGGCTGAGGAGGACGAGCCGGGCTCCAAG AGCTTCCCTGTGCGCTCGCTGGGCTGGGTGGAGATGAGCGAGGAGGAGTTGGCGCCTGGGAGGAGCAGCGTCGCCGTCAACAACTGCATCCGCCAGCTGTCCCTGCACCAGCATGGAGCGCcgggtgcctgggggggg ggccgggccatgctgctgctcctgcagagccagaCGCTGAAGCTGGTGGACCCGCAGGACCAGACCCTGCTGCACGCACAGCCTGTGGCCAGCATCCGTGTCTGGGGCGTGGGGCGTGACAGTGGCAG GGACTTCGCCTACGTGGCCCGCGACCAGCTGACGCAGATGCTCAAGTGCCACGTCTTCCGCTGCGAGAGCCCCGCCAAGGACATCGCCACCAGCCTGCATGAGGTCTGCTCCCAG ATCATGGTGGAGCGGCGAAGCGCCCGGGCGCTGGCTAATGGCCTCTCCATGGACTCCTCCAGGATGGTGGAGATCCCCTTCCAGG TGGAGTTCCCGGTGCCCAAGAGCGAGGTGGTGCAGAAGTTCCCGGTCTGCTACCTGGGCTGCGTACCTGTCACAAAGCCCGTGG GCATGGATGTCATCAACGCGGCGCTGGAGGCGGCActggccaccagcagcaaagAGCATTGGACCCCCATCGTGGTCAACGTGGCACCTGCCACGCTCACCATCACCCATGAGCAG ACGGAGGCAGTGCTGTGCGAGTGCCGCGTGCGGTTCCTCTCCTTCATGGGCGTGGGCCGGGACGTCCGCTCCTTCGCCTTCATCATGGCCAGCGCCCCCGGCGCCTTCCGCTGCCACATGGTCTGGTGTGAGCCCAACGCGGCAGGGCTGAGCGAGGcgctgcaggctgcctgcatG ctgcgCTATCAGAAGTGCTTGGACGCCCGGCCCCaggcctccagctcctgcctgcccgcGCCGCCTGCTGACTCAGTGGCCCGCCGGGTGGGCTCCACCGTCCGCAAGGGCGTGCAgaccctgctgggcagcctgaAGCCCAAGCGCCTGGGGGCACAGACGCCGTGA
- the LOC136789731 gene encoding LOW QUALITY PROTEIN: keratin-associated protein 12-2-like (The sequence of the model RefSeq protein was modified relative to this genomic sequence to represent the inferred CDS: inserted 1 base in 1 codon), with product PACPPLACPAAAPAAPSPARCPIQLCPSSCAPSCCAPSCCAPSSCAPSSCAPSCCAHPAVPILLCPILLCPIQLCPSCCAPSCCAHPAVPHPAVPHPAVHPAVPHPAVPHPAVPQPAVTHPAVPHPAVPHPAVPHPAVPTHPAVPIQLCPIQLCPIQLCPILLCPSCCAPSCCXPACCAPSSCAPSILL from the exons CCCGCATGCCCCCCACTCGCCTGCCCTGCggctgcccctgcagcccccagcccagcgcgCTGCCCCATCCAGCTGTGCCCATCCAGCTGTGCCCCATCCTGCTGTGCCCCATCCTGCTGTGCCCCATCCAGCTGTGCCCCATCCAGCTGTGCCCCATCCTGCTGTGCCCATCCTGCTGTGCCCATCCTGCTGTGCCCCATCCTGCTGTGCCCCATCCAGCTGTGCCCATCCTGCTGTGCCCCATCCTGCTGTGCCCATCCTGCTGTGCCCCATCCAGCTGTGCCCCATCCTGCTGTCCATCCTGCTGTGCCCCATCCTGCTGTGCCCcatcctgctgtgccccagcctGCTGTGACCCATCCTGCTGTGCCCCATCCAGCTGTGCCCCATCCAGCTGTGCCCCATCCAGCTGTGCCCACCCATCCTGCTGTGCCCATCCAGCTGTGCCCCATCCAGCTGTGCCCCATCCAGCTGTGCCCCATCCTGCTGTGCCCATCCTGCTGTGCCCCATCCTGCT GCCCAGCCTGCTGTGCCCCATCCAGCTGTGCCCCATCCATCCTGCT GTGA
- the APBB1 gene encoding amyloid beta precursor protein binding family B member 1 isoform X3, with product MRVQDTSGTYYWHIPTGTTQWEPPAGLARGSQGSTPCEEQPLAWTGFAPTERFGNGDFWKDPTAEEADGEPGVQDAEPPAPDPASPGISAALAEEDEPGSKSFPVRSLGWVEMSEEELAPGRSSVAVNNCIRQLSLHQHGAPGAWGGGRAMLLLLQSQTLKLVDPQDQTLLHAQPVASIRVWGVGRDSGRDFAYVARDQLTQMLKCHVFRCESPAKDIATSLHEVCSQIMVERRSARALANGLSMDSSRMVEIPFQVEFPVPKSEVVQKFPVCYLGCVPVTKPVGMDVINAALEAALATSSKEHWTPIVVNVAPATLTITHEQTEAVLCECRVRFLSFMGVGRDVRSFAFIMASAPGAFRCHMVWCEPNAAGLSEALQAACMLRYQKCLDARPQASSSCLPAPPADSVARRVGSTVRKGVQTLLGSLKPKRLGAQTP from the exons ATGCGGGTGCAGGACACCTCGGGCACCTACTACTGGCACATCCCCACTGGCACCACGCAGTGGGAGCCCCCGGCAGGGCTTGCCCGCGGCTCCCAGGGCAGCACCCCCTGCGAGGAGCAGCCG CTCGCCTGGACGGGCTTCGCTCCGACTGAACGCTTCGGCAATGGCGATTTCTGGAAG GACCCCACGGCAGAGGAGGCAGATGGCGAGCCTGGAGTGCAGGACGCGGAGCCACCGGCACCAGACCCGGCCTCGCCGGGCATCAG TGCGGCCCTGGCTGAGGAGGACGAGCCGGGCTCCAAG AGCTTCCCTGTGCGCTCGCTGGGCTGGGTGGAGATGAGCGAGGAGGAGTTGGCGCCTGGGAGGAGCAGCGTCGCCGTCAACAACTGCATCCGCCAGCTGTCCCTGCACCAGCATGGAGCGCcgggtgcctgggggggg ggccgggccatgctgctgctcctgcagagccagaCGCTGAAGCTGGTGGACCCGCAGGACCAGACCCTGCTGCACGCACAGCCTGTGGCCAGCATCCGTGTCTGGGGCGTGGGGCGTGACAGTGGCAG GGACTTCGCCTACGTGGCCCGCGACCAGCTGACGCAGATGCTCAAGTGCCACGTCTTCCGCTGCGAGAGCCCCGCCAAGGACATCGCCACCAGCCTGCATGAGGTCTGCTCCCAG ATCATGGTGGAGCGGCGAAGCGCCCGGGCGCTGGCTAATGGCCTCTCCATGGACTCCTCCAGGATGGTGGAGATCCCCTTCCAGG TGGAGTTCCCGGTGCCCAAGAGCGAGGTGGTGCAGAAGTTCCCGGTCTGCTACCTGGGCTGCGTACCTGTCACAAAGCCCGTGG GCATGGATGTCATCAACGCGGCGCTGGAGGCGGCActggccaccagcagcaaagAGCATTGGACCCCCATCGTGGTCAACGTGGCACCTGCCACGCTCACCATCACCCATGAGCAG ACGGAGGCAGTGCTGTGCGAGTGCCGCGTGCGGTTCCTCTCCTTCATGGGCGTGGGCCGGGACGTCCGCTCCTTCGCCTTCATCATGGCCAGCGCCCCCGGCGCCTTCCGCTGCCACATGGTCTGGTGTGAGCCCAACGCGGCAGGGCTGAGCGAGGcgctgcaggctgcctgcatG ctgcgCTATCAGAAGTGCTTGGACGCCCGGCCCCaggcctccagctcctgcctgcccgcGCCGCCTGCTGACTCAGTGGCCCGCCGGGTGGGCTCCACCGTCCGCAAGGGCGTGCAgaccctgctgggcagcctgaAGCCCAAGCGCCTGGGGGCACAGACGCCGTGA
- the APBB1 gene encoding amyloid beta precursor protein binding family B member 1 isoform X2, translating to MSGSLSKRSDLANDNSCLGLSLALQGPPEHGELLPAKAPPGSPQGRHLHGSTELGGGGGPPPQAGEEPANAKWVKEGQNQLRRAAERDQNRNELGPPPEELEVAARNARNAAGRGALLIDLRGAPEEEEEEEEDDDGDDAEDGDGDSTPVQSDPATAESEPSGERAPREQGRSASRLFGARSGTASDEDSSWATLSQGSPAGSSPDDADSFWTRNSFETDSDLPAGWMRVQDTSGTYYWHIPTGTTQWEPPAGLARGSQGSTPCEEQPLAWTGFAPTERFGNGDFWKDPTAEEADGEPGVQDAEPPAPDPASPGISAALAEEDEPGSKSFPVRSLGWVEMSEEELAPGRSSVAVNNCIRQLSLHQHGAPGAWGGGRAMLLLLQSQTLKLVDPQDQTLLHAQPVASIRVWGVGRDSGRDFAYVARDQLTQMLKCHVFRCESPAKDIATSLHEVCSQIMVERRSARALANGLSMDSSRMVEIPFQVEFPVPKSEVVQKFPVCYLGCVPVTKPVGMDVINAALEAALATSSKEHWTPIVVNVAPATLTITHEQTEAVLCECRVRFLSFMGVGRDVRSFAFIMASAPGAFRCHMVWCEPNAAGLSEALQAACMPGPAPSLQHPPAPHR from the exons ATGTCGGGGTCCCTGAGCAAGCGCAGCGACCTGGCCAACGACaacagctgcctggggctgagCCTGGCGCTGCAGGGCCCCCCCGAGCacggggagctgctgccggcCAAGGCCCCCCCTGGCTCGCCCCAGGGCCGCCACCTCCATGGGAGCACGGagctggggggcggcgggggcccgCCCCCCCAGGCCGGCGAGGAGCCCGCCAATGCCAAGTGGGTGAAGGAGGGCCAGAACCAGCTGCGCCGGGCAGCCGAGCGGGACCAGAACCGCAACgagctgggccccccccccgaggagctggaggtggccgCACGCAACGCCCGCAATGCTGCCGGCAGGGGGGCCCTGCTCATCGACCTGCGGGGTgcccccgaggaggaggaggaagaggaggaggatgatgACGGGGACGACGcggaggatggggatggggactccacccCGGTGCAGAGCGACCCCGCCACGGCCGAGTCAGAGCCCAGCGGGGAGCGGGCGCCGCGTGAGCAGGGCCGCAGCGCCAGCCGTCTCTTCGGGGCGCGCAGCGGCACCGCCAGCGACGAGGACTCCAGCTGGGCCACGCTCAGCCAGGGCAGCCCAGCCGGCAGCTCCCCCGACGACGCAG actCCTTCTGGACCCGGAACTCCTTCGAGACGGACTCAGACCTGCCTGCGGGATGGATGCGGGTGCAGGACACCTCGGGCACCTACTACTGGCACATCCCCACTGGCACCACGCAGTGGGAGCCCCCGGCAGGGCTTGCCCGCGGCTCCCAGGGCAGCACCCCCTGCGAGGAGCAGCCG CTCGCCTGGACGGGCTTCGCTCCGACTGAACGCTTCGGCAATGGCGATTTCTGGAAG GACCCCACGGCAGAGGAGGCAGATGGCGAGCCTGGAGTGCAGGACGCGGAGCCACCGGCACCAGACCCGGCCTCGCCGGGCATCAG TGCGGCCCTGGCTGAGGAGGACGAGCCGGGCTCCAAG AGCTTCCCTGTGCGCTCGCTGGGCTGGGTGGAGATGAGCGAGGAGGAGTTGGCGCCTGGGAGGAGCAGCGTCGCCGTCAACAACTGCATCCGCCAGCTGTCCCTGCACCAGCATGGAGCGCcgggtgcctgggggggg ggccgggccatgctgctgctcctgcagagccagaCGCTGAAGCTGGTGGACCCGCAGGACCAGACCCTGCTGCACGCACAGCCTGTGGCCAGCATCCGTGTCTGGGGCGTGGGGCGTGACAGTGGCAG GGACTTCGCCTACGTGGCCCGCGACCAGCTGACGCAGATGCTCAAGTGCCACGTCTTCCGCTGCGAGAGCCCCGCCAAGGACATCGCCACCAGCCTGCATGAGGTCTGCTCCCAG ATCATGGTGGAGCGGCGAAGCGCCCGGGCGCTGGCTAATGGCCTCTCCATGGACTCCTCCAGGATGGTGGAGATCCCCTTCCAGG TGGAGTTCCCGGTGCCCAAGAGCGAGGTGGTGCAGAAGTTCCCGGTCTGCTACCTGGGCTGCGTACCTGTCACAAAGCCCGTGG GCATGGATGTCATCAACGCGGCGCTGGAGGCGGCActggccaccagcagcaaagAGCATTGGACCCCCATCGTGGTCAACGTGGCACCTGCCACGCTCACCATCACCCATGAGCAG ACGGAGGCAGTGCTGTGCGAGTGCCGCGTGCGGTTCCTCTCCTTCATGGGCGTGGGCCGGGACGTCCGCTCCTTCGCCTTCATCATGGCCAGCGCCCCCGGCGCCTTCCGCTGCCACATGGTCTGGTGTGAGCCCAACGCGGCAGGGCTGAGCGAGGcgctgcaggctgcctgcatG cccggcccagccccttccctgcagcatcccccagCTCCACACCGCTGA